A region from the Lolium perenne isolate Kyuss_39 chromosome 4, Kyuss_2.0, whole genome shotgun sequence genome encodes:
- the LOC127347608 gene encoding BTB/POZ and MATH domain-containing protein 1-like, giving the protein MANLFRPTANAATSHRSLSRKGSSCGFSQFIKRKDLERSHCLRDDVFRVRCEVTVMPSSRDVHQHLGQLLLSSDETADVTFLVGKDTFRAHRCVLAARSSVFKMDLLGPMKNKTAAHVLRIDNMEANVFKALLHFIYTDSLPEMEEGNTSAMCQHLLVAADRYNLERLKLFCEEKLCDHVFQKTATTLKLAEHLRSIAATFLKKHA; this is encoded by the coding sequence ATGGCCAACCTGTTCCGTCCTACAGCCAATGCAGCGACCAGCCACAGGTCTTTGTCCCGCAAGGGAAGTTCATGCGGTTTCAGTCAATTCATCAAACGGAAAGACTTGGAGAGATCCCATTGCCTACGAGATGATGTTTTCAGAGTCAGGTGCGAGGTCACCGTGATGCCATCGTCACGCGACGTGCACCAGCACCTTGGCCAGTTGCTACTCTCGTCCGACGAGACAGCCGATGTTACATTCCTGGTCGGTAAGGACACATTCCGTGCGCACAGGTGCGTGCTCGCCGCTCGGTCATCGGTCTTCAAGATGGACCTCCTTGGTCCGATGAAGAATAAGACCGCTGCTCATGTACTACGGATCGACAACATGGAGGCCAATGTGTTCAAGGCTCTTCTGCACTTCATCTATACCGACTCCCTGCCTGAGATGGAAGAGGGCAACACCTCAGCGATGTGCCAGCATCTGCTTGTTGCAGCGGACAGGTACAACCTAGAGAGGCTAAAGCTGTTTTGCGAGGAGAAGCTTTGCGACCACGTCTTCCAGAAAACGGCGACTACTTTGAAGCTGGCTGAGCACTTGAGAAGCATAGCTGCGACGTTCCTAAAGAAACATGCTTAA